A segment of the Deltaproteobacteria bacterium genome:
GATCCCAAGGACTGTCGATGATACTTGGAAGGGTTGGACACCTAGGTCAAGAAACCGCGTTACGGTCGTTGCCGTGTCGTTGGTGTGCAGCGTTGAGAACACCAAGTGACCGGTCATCGACGACTGAATGGCAATTCCGGCGGTCTCACCGTCACGAATCTCACCGATCATGATGACGTCGGGATCCTGGCGGAGAATGGATCTCAGACCTTCCATAAAGGTTAGACCAATCTTCTCCTTCACCTCCACCTGCCCCACCCCGGCCAGCTGGTATTCCACCGGATCTTCGATCGTGACGATGTTGATATCGGAGGTGTTGATGTGCATCAGCGACGCATAGAGCAGCGTGGTCTTACCGGAGCCCGTAGGACCGGTTACCAGGATAATACCGTGGCTCTGCTCGATGAGGTGGACCCACTTCTGATAGATCTCGGGATCCAGCCCCATATCCTCAAGTCGCTTAGCGCCCGTAGATTTGTCGAGTAGACGCATCACGATTCGCTCACCGTGCGAGGTCGGCAGGACCGAAAGACGGACGTCAATATCTTTACCGGCAACCCTAAACGCAATACGGCCGTCCTGCGGCACCCGCTTTTCGGCGATGTTAAGTTTACCGATGATCTTGATCCTGGTTGCTAGGGTCGAGGCGTGACGCCGCGGAATCTGCATCTTATCTTGCAGTGCGCCGTCGATCCTAAACCGCACCATGATCTCATTTTCGTAGGGTTCAATGTGAATATCGGACGCCCGCTCTTTAGCAGCGCGTGCCAAGAGTCCATTGACCAGACGAATGATTGGTTTTTCGTCGTCAGTGGATTCGAGGAGGTCGCGTGTTTCCTCGAGATCGTCATCCGCTCCAACATCAGGGGCATTAAGGTCGTCGAGTACCTTCTGCGAGGCATCATTCGATCGCTCATAAACGCGGTTGATACTGTTCTCTATCACCGCCGGGGGACTAACAATCATGTTTATGTTAGTCGACAAAATAAGGCGTAAATCATCGAGCGGAAATATATTCAGAGGATCAGCTACCGCCACCGTGACGTTGAAATCATCCTTGGCGACGGGAAGAATTTTGTGATCCCGACAAAATTGGATCGGGATACTGTCCACGAGACCAGGGTCGATGTCGTTAGTCGGCAGGCGCGGGTAATAAGGAAGATCTAGCTGATAGGCCAGCGCCTTCAGGATGTCCTCCTCGCTCAGCAGGTCATCTTCAACAAGGATCTCGCCGATCTTGGCGGATGTCCCGGACTGCTTTTTCAGAGCCTCATCGAGCTGCTCCTCAGTGATCGCCGCGGATTCAACGAGGATCTGCCCCAAAGTCTTACGCTGTAGTTTACGAAATGACACCGTAGGGAGGTTGGTCCACTTAGGACTACCACCGGTACCGCTACCTGCAGATGGCTGCGGCACATC
Coding sequences within it:
- the gspE gene encoding type II secretion system protein GspE; protein product: MTDEKQQRGDVPQPSAGSGTGGSPKWTNLPTVSFRKLQRKTLGQILVESAAITEEQLDEALKKQSGTSAKIGEILVEDDLLSEEDILKALAYQLDLPYYPRLPTNDIDPGLVDSIPIQFCRDHKILPVAKDDFNVTVAVADPLNIFPLDDLRLILSTNINMIVSPPAVIENSINRVYERSNDASQKVLDDLNAPDVGADDDLEETRDLLESTDDEKPIIRLVNGLLARAAKERASDIHIEPYENEIMVRFRIDGALQDKMQIPRRHASTLATRIKIIGKLNIAEKRVPQDGRIAFRVAGKDIDVRLSVLPTSHGERIVMRLLDKSTGAKRLEDMGLDPEIYQKWVHLIEQSHGIILVTGPTGSGKTTLLYASLMHINTSDINIVTIEDPVEYQLAGVGQVEVKEKIGLTFMEGLRSILRQDPDVIMIGEIRDGETAGIAIQSSMTGHLVFSTLHTNDTATTVTRFLDLGVQPFQVSSTVLGIMATRLIRKLCQNCRDAYDPLDGELKLMGMTRDELAGRKIYRAGDGCEECQGLGYRGRMGVHELMILDDDIRDVLLQSQDSNRIKKKALEKGMKTLRDSAILKVLNGLTSLEEALANTQTDDLR